The following are encoded together in the Pontibacter liquoris genome:
- a CDS encoding bifunctional phosphoglucose/phosphomannose isomerase has product MKQLVEGFIQQLQDATQLAAHTPVAFSGLQRYNNVVLAGMGSSGLAADLIRSYVADKLTVPVLVHKSYDAPAFIGPDTLFIAISFSGNTEETLTAMRAALKKEAALACVTSGGEMRRMAQENELPHLFLPGKPEVARASLGYTLVAILYLLHYAGLLDDTFKTELAQSVTLLEEQQGSIKVQASVLASAFHSKLPVLYVSHTVAPVARRFQQQLNTNAKQLAHIGIVPEINHNELEARQFPDQLFSQLAMLQVFTAYDHPRVRRSMHLSKPLLKEKAGEVMTLEAVGATMLEQTFYLIHLFDWVSVYLAKLNQVDPTTIPTIHHLKEKLSRD; this is encoded by the coding sequence ATGAAACAACTTGTTGAAGGCTTTATACAGCAACTGCAGGATGCTACGCAGCTTGCCGCGCACACGCCTGTTGCATTCTCCGGTCTGCAACGGTATAACAACGTGGTGCTGGCCGGGATGGGCAGCTCGGGCCTGGCCGCAGACCTCATCCGCTCTTACGTAGCCGACAAGCTAACGGTGCCGGTGCTGGTGCATAAAAGCTACGATGCGCCTGCCTTTATCGGTCCGGATACCCTTTTTATCGCCATTTCTTTTTCCGGTAACACCGAAGAAACACTCACCGCTATGCGGGCAGCCTTAAAAAAGGAGGCGGCGCTTGCCTGCGTTACCTCCGGGGGCGAAATGCGGCGCATGGCACAGGAAAACGAACTTCCGCACCTCTTCCTTCCGGGCAAGCCGGAGGTGGCGCGCGCCAGCCTAGGCTATACCCTGGTGGCTATCCTCTACCTGCTGCACTATGCCGGCCTGCTGGACGATACCTTTAAAACAGAATTGGCGCAGAGCGTGACGTTGCTTGAAGAGCAGCAGGGAAGTATAAAAGTGCAGGCAAGTGTGCTGGCCAGTGCTTTTCATAGCAAGCTGCCGGTGCTTTATGTGAGCCATACGGTTGCGCCGGTGGCCAGGCGCTTTCAGCAGCAGCTAAATACCAATGCCAAGCAGCTAGCCCACATTGGTATTGTGCCGGAAATAAACCACAATGAACTGGAGGCCAGGCAATTTCCTGATCAGTTGTTCAGCCAGCTGGCCATGCTCCAGGTTTTTACGGCCTACGATCATCCGCGCGTGCGCCGGAGCATGCACCTGAGCAAGCCCCTTTTAAAAGAGAAAGCAGGCGAGGTGATGACCCTGGAAGCAGTTGGGGCCACTATGCTGGAGCAAACTTTTTACCTCATCCATCTGTTTGACTGGGTATCGGTATATCTGGCCAAGCTGAACCAGGTGGATCCGACGACCATACCAACTATTCATCACCTGAAAGAGAAACTCTCGAGGGATTAA
- the lipB gene encoding lipoyl(octanoyl) transferase LipB, with protein sequence MNVSKNTTIRFEHLGLMDYQQAWDYQEKVFNSILALKVQNRQASPEDQQATPNYLLFCSHPHVYTLGKSGHEKNLLLNEEGLKQKGATYYKINRGGDITYHGPGQIVGYPILDLENFFTDIHQYLRYLEEAVIRTLAEYDIVAGRIPGLTGVWLDHEEQRNPRKICAMGVKCSRWVTMHGFAFNINTDLDYFNNIVPCGITDKQVTSLAKELGHEVPLAEVEEKLKHHLAALFGATIIPALHEERH encoded by the coding sequence TTGAACGTGTCTAAAAATACCACTATACGCTTTGAGCACCTGGGGCTCATGGATTACCAGCAGGCCTGGGACTACCAGGAAAAAGTGTTTAACAGCATTCTGGCGCTGAAGGTGCAAAACCGCCAGGCGTCGCCCGAAGACCAGCAGGCCACACCCAATTACCTGCTGTTCTGCTCGCACCCGCATGTGTATACGCTGGGCAAGAGCGGGCACGAGAAAAACCTGCTCTTAAACGAAGAAGGGCTGAAACAAAAAGGAGCGACCTATTATAAAATAAACCGGGGCGGCGATATTACCTACCACGGGCCGGGTCAGATCGTGGGCTACCCTATTCTGGACCTGGAGAACTTCTTTACCGATATCCACCAGTACCTGCGCTACCTGGAAGAGGCCGTGATACGGACGCTGGCTGAGTATGATATTGTAGCGGGCCGCATCCCAGGTCTTACGGGTGTATGGCTTGACCACGAGGAGCAGCGCAACCCGCGTAAGATATGCGCCATGGGCGTGAAGTGCAGCCGCTGGGTTACTATGCACGGCTTTGCCTTCAATATTAATACTGACCTGGATTATTTTAATAACATCGTGCCCTGCGGCATTACCGACAAACAGGTAACCTCGCTGGCAAAAGAGCTGGGGCATGAGGTGCCGCTGGCCGAAGTAGAAGAAAAACTCAAACACCACCTGGCAGCTTTATTTGGTGCCACTATTATCCCGGCTTTGCATGAAGAAAGACATTAA
- a CDS encoding MraY family glycosyltransferase has translation MDQSIFSLVFSFSWAFLVAIFAVPSIIRVAHLKNILDQPNSRTVHESLTPRLGGVAMFAGFMSALTIFAELNNGVQQLLAGCIILFFIGLKDDLINISALKKFAVQLLATGIVMFMGDIRITSFQGIFGIGELTVGMSFGFTFLVIIGITNAINLIDGLDGLAGTIVLIIAGTFGVYFYLYGGPSYSNYSAVAFCLIGGMLGFLRYNFHKATVFMGDTGSLLCGFILSILAIQFIEMRTVPASPSVALGILFVPLFDTTRVFFIRIMKGRSPFIPDRNHIHHRLLGMGLNQIATVITLAVLNVAVILFVVSFTPLGNQGLLLGLFLFSVGLSIFLGFYKLRSAEQVSEA, from the coding sequence ATGGATCAGAGTATCTTTTCCCTTGTCTTTTCCTTTAGTTGGGCATTCCTGGTAGCTATTTTTGCTGTTCCATCCATTATTCGGGTGGCGCATCTTAAAAATATCCTGGACCAGCCTAACAGCCGTACGGTGCACGAGTCGCTTACCCCGCGCCTAGGGGGCGTAGCTATGTTTGCCGGCTTTATGTCGGCGCTCACCATCTTTGCCGAGCTAAACAATGGTGTGCAGCAACTGCTGGCGGGTTGTATTATCCTGTTCTTTATCGGCCTGAAAGACGATCTGATCAATATCTCGGCACTGAAGAAGTTTGCCGTACAGCTGCTAGCCACTGGCATTGTCATGTTTATGGGCGATATCCGCATTACCAGCTTTCAGGGTATTTTCGGCATCGGAGAGCTGACCGTGGGTATGAGCTTTGGCTTTACGTTTCTGGTGATCATCGGCATTACGAATGCCATTAACCTGATCGATGGGCTGGATGGACTGGCCGGCACCATTGTGCTGATCATTGCCGGCACCTTCGGGGTTTATTTTTATCTCTATGGCGGGCCTAGTTATAGTAATTATTCGGCAGTAGCGTTCTGCCTGATCGGAGGGATGCTGGGCTTTCTGCGGTATAATTTTCACAAGGCCACCGTGTTTATGGGCGATACCGGCTCGCTGCTGTGCGGGTTTATACTTTCTATACTAGCTATCCAGTTCATCGAAATGCGCACGGTGCCGGCTTCCCCATCGGTGGCGCTGGGCATTCTGTTTGTGCCCCTCTTCGATACCACCCGCGTTTTCTTTATCCGCATCATGAAAGGCCGCTCGCCTTTTATCCCGGACCGCAACCACATACACCACCGCCTGCTGGGCATGGGCCTGAACCAGATTGCCACAGTAATTACGCTGGCTGTGCTGAATGTGGCGGTGATCCTGTTTGTTGTCAGCTTTACGCCCTTAGGCAACCAGGGGCTGTTGCTGGGGCTGTTTCTGTTTTCGGTAGGGTTAAGTATTTTTCTTGGTTTTTATAAATTACGAAGTGCGGAGCAGGTTTCAGAAGCATAA
- a CDS encoding DUF4271 domain-containing protein: MRSRFQKHKAVRYIGLLWCILGFAWPLRAQVLPLEQKNTITADWLVHEPGSSQLVPYAAGVHAGYHALHQWLYVSPAQPFVIGFRAPKDLCLFLNNQLIFKADSTSRYTLNLTDYTSRLKPVNGKYLLTVWHPEHQPAVGSFRNQVRQQDSTARLHQPPLNIRMREYVNQNAFIIFMLLIGLIYGWLKTSYPADFKSIFSTDTFGRSGAKESAFLSKPVASWSSVLFVLAFSLTMALLIAAIHTNVQHVRLVNRLFPVSEADITTKILFYTFLVFLFVLIKYLFLKVISFIFGLEQVVQVQYREFIRAILFLGMFLPLVMMLYLALNEAMPEAILLVSNTAVSLLLIVTTLRVFTSVNKKLPVLNLHLFSYLCATEVIPLAIMLKLIVFNF; the protein is encoded by the coding sequence GTGCGGAGCAGGTTTCAGAAGCATAAGGCAGTACGCTACATCGGGTTGCTATGGTGTATACTTGGTTTTGCCTGGCCTTTACGGGCACAGGTGCTGCCCCTGGAGCAGAAGAATACCATTACGGCCGACTGGCTGGTGCATGAGCCGGGATCGTCGCAACTGGTGCCGTATGCAGCAGGCGTGCACGCGGGCTACCATGCCCTGCACCAGTGGCTGTATGTTAGCCCAGCCCAGCCATTTGTGATCGGCTTCAGGGCGCCAAAGGACCTGTGCCTTTTCCTTAACAATCAGCTTATCTTCAAGGCCGACTCCACCTCCCGCTACACCCTCAACTTGACTGATTATACTAGTCGGTTAAAGCCCGTGAACGGGAAATACCTGCTTACCGTCTGGCATCCGGAACACCAGCCTGCCGTAGGCTCTTTCCGCAACCAGGTACGGCAGCAGGACAGCACCGCCCGTTTGCATCAGCCGCCGCTCAATATCCGGATGCGGGAGTATGTGAATCAGAATGCCTTTATTATTTTTATGCTGCTGATCGGGCTGATCTATGGCTGGCTTAAAACTAGCTATCCGGCCGATTTTAAAAGTATCTTCAGCACCGATACTTTTGGGCGGAGCGGCGCCAAAGAGTCGGCTTTTTTATCAAAGCCGGTTGCTTCGTGGTCCAGTGTGCTGTTTGTGCTGGCTTTTTCGCTTACCATGGCGCTGCTCATTGCAGCCATTCATACCAATGTGCAGCACGTGCGGCTTGTAAACAGGCTATTTCCGGTGTCAGAGGCTGATATTACCACTAAAATTCTTTTCTATACGTTCCTGGTCTTTTTGTTTGTCCTGATAAAGTACCTTTTTTTAAAGGTGATCAGCTTTATTTTCGGGCTGGAGCAGGTGGTACAGGTGCAATACCGGGAGTTTATCAGGGCTATACTTTTTCTGGGTATGTTTCTACCTTTGGTCATGATGCTCTACCTGGCCCTGAACGAAGCCATGCCCGAGGCCATTCTGCTGGTGTCGAACACGGCGGTTTCGTTGCTGCTGATAGTCACCACCCTTCGGGTGTTTACTTCAGTAAATAAGAAGTTGCCTGTACTAAATTTGCATTTATTTTCATACCTTTGCGCCACAGAAGTAATTCCGCTGGCGATTATGCTTAAGCTGATAGTTTTCAACTTTTAA
- a CDS encoding uroporphyrinogen-III synthase: MAESKAKGTANPDRDKLPIKSILVTQPQPTTDNSPYLSIAEKYGIKVDFRAFIEVEPVPYKEFRKDKVDILAHTAVIFTSRNAVDHFFRICQESKIEMPADMKYFCISDQTAYYLQKYIVLRKRKLFVGEKTAKDLLEVIKKHKNENFLFPCSNIRKEDIPEFLTAHKIKHTEAIIYKTVAADLSDLDDVTYDCLAFFSPSGITSLFANFPDFKQNNTRIAAFGPTTAKAVRDAGLELDIEAPMPNAPSMTGAIEVYIQNQKLKAKK, from the coding sequence ATGGCTGAGAGCAAAGCAAAGGGCACAGCAAACCCTGACAGAGACAAACTTCCTATCAAAAGCATTCTGGTTACGCAACCACAGCCTACAACGGATAACTCTCCCTACTTATCTATTGCCGAAAAGTATGGTATCAAAGTAGACTTCAGAGCTTTTATAGAGGTTGAGCCCGTGCCTTACAAGGAGTTTCGCAAGGATAAAGTGGATATCCTGGCGCATACGGCTGTGATCTTTACGAGCCGGAATGCGGTAGACCATTTCTTCCGTATCTGCCAGGAAAGCAAAATAGAGATGCCGGCCGATATGAAGTATTTCTGTATTTCGGACCAGACGGCCTACTACCTCCAGAAGTATATTGTGCTGCGCAAGCGCAAGTTGTTTGTTGGCGAGAAAACAGCCAAGGATCTGCTGGAAGTAATAAAAAAGCATAAGAACGAGAATTTCCTGTTCCCGTGCTCCAACATCCGCAAAGAAGACATTCCGGAGTTTCTCACAGCACATAAGATCAAGCATACGGAAGCCATCATTTACAAAACCGTAGCGGCCGACCTGTCGGATCTGGACGATGTGACCTACGATTGTCTGGCCTTCTTCAGCCCATCAGGTATTACGTCACTGTTTGCCAACTTCCCTGATTTCAAGCAAAATAACACCCGTATTGCGGCCTTTGGCCCAACCACGGCAAAGGCGGTGCGCGACGCCGGCCTGGAACTGGATATTGAGGCGCCTATGCCGAACGCACCTTCCATGACCGGGGCGATCGAGGTTTATATCCAGAATCAGAAACTCAAGGCAAAAAAATAA
- a CDS encoding PorP/SprF family type IX secretion system membrane protein: MRKLLPVILLFLLCRPLAWAQQQPQFTHYGFNGMQLSPAYAGITNRPELLSIYRYQWLGYDATFDDGGSPQTLLLTANAPVRLLHGGVGLNLLRDRIGNTTFMIAALSYSYHIKVGEAGKLGIGVQGNVNNIKKGAYRAIDQNDPSVPYNSSDTKYDLGAGLWYESEQFYAGGSITNLLHSEYMFQDSANTGSGKFLSENHLYVTAGVHLPVSTDLIVTPTALLKHDTETFSFEAGARATYNEKYWLGVNYRHQEAVSALVGISLFQDNALRVGYAFDFTTFNKVAKAPTSHEVMVSYRLPEPVVRFRPAIRTPRYYFPK, encoded by the coding sequence ATGAGAAAGCTTCTACCAGTTATTTTGCTGTTTCTGCTATGCCGGCCGCTGGCTTGGGCACAGCAGCAGCCACAATTTACCCATTATGGCTTTAACGGGATGCAGTTAAGCCCGGCGTATGCAGGTATAACTAACCGCCCCGAACTGCTCTCTATTTACCGCTACCAGTGGCTGGGCTACGATGCTACTTTTGATGATGGCGGTTCGCCGCAAACGCTGCTACTAACAGCTAATGCGCCCGTTAGGCTGCTGCACGGCGGGGTGGGCCTGAACCTGCTCCGCGACCGGATCGGAAATACCACGTTTATGATCGCCGCCCTCTCCTACTCCTATCATATTAAGGTGGGGGAAGCCGGCAAGCTAGGGATAGGTGTGCAGGGCAATGTGAACAACATTAAAAAAGGCGCTTACCGGGCCATCGACCAGAACGACCCGAGTGTGCCCTACAACAGCTCGGATACCAAGTATGACTTGGGCGCAGGCCTGTGGTATGAGTCAGAACAATTTTATGCGGGAGGAAGTATAACGAACCTTTTGCACTCTGAGTATATGTTTCAGGATTCGGCCAATACCGGATCAGGAAAATTTTTAAGCGAAAACCATTTATATGTAACCGCAGGGGTCCACTTACCCGTAAGCACAGACCTGATTGTAACACCCACGGCGCTGTTAAAACATGATACTGAAACATTTTCGTTTGAAGCGGGAGCCCGGGCAACCTACAATGAAAAATACTGGTTAGGAGTGAATTATAGACATCAGGAAGCTGTTAGTGCCCTTGTAGGTATTTCTCTTTTTCAGGACAATGCGCTGCGGGTAGGATACGCTTTCGATTTTACCACGTTTAACAAAGTAGCTAAAGCACCCACCTCGCATGAGGTGATGGTAAGTTACCGATTACCAGAGCCGGTTGTACGGTTCCGGCCTGCCATCCGAACCCCGCGTTATTATTTTCCGAAATAA
- a CDS encoding SUMF1/EgtB/PvdO family nonheme iron enzyme translates to MNKLLKLSSFALAVVLLAGCGLRKGPQGDLVGAEDRPEYNPQEVPYGMVSCPGGTFHMGQADQDIAATMANLNKQVTIGSFYMDETEITNNEYRQFVNVMKEDSLDVLGEEFVMTQLYPDTTVWVKDYTYHMGDPLMEYYFSHPAFDDYPVVGVDWFAAKYFSQWRSKLKNQANAEDGKAPMPSFRLPTEAEWEYAARGGRDMAVYPWGGPYLRNGKGCLLANFKPGRGDYYSDGFTYTAPVAQFFPNDFGLYDMAGNVAEWCDDAYSDATVPIVWDLNPVYRDDNEPRKVVRGGSWKDIAYFLETGTRNFEFQDSARSYIGFRNAMIYLGRSSGKEFR, encoded by the coding sequence ATGAATAAATTACTTAAGCTGTCCTCCTTCGCGCTGGCGGTGGTGCTGCTTGCAGGCTGTGGATTGAGAAAAGGACCCCAGGGAGACCTGGTGGGTGCTGAGGATCGCCCGGAGTACAATCCCCAGGAAGTACCTTACGGCATGGTATCCTGTCCGGGTGGAACCTTCCACATGGGGCAGGCGGACCAGGATATTGCTGCTACCATGGCTAACCTGAACAAGCAGGTAACAATTGGTAGCTTCTATATGGACGAAACCGAGATTACCAATAACGAATACCGCCAGTTTGTCAACGTGATGAAAGAGGACTCGCTCGACGTATTGGGCGAAGAATTTGTAATGACGCAGCTCTATCCTGATACAACGGTTTGGGTAAAGGATTATACTTACCACATGGGCGACCCGCTGATGGAGTACTATTTCTCGCACCCGGCGTTTGACGATTATCCGGTGGTGGGCGTAGACTGGTTTGCAGCTAAATATTTCAGCCAGTGGCGCAGCAAACTGAAGAACCAGGCCAATGCCGAAGACGGAAAAGCCCCCATGCCAAGCTTCAGGCTTCCGACAGAAGCGGAGTGGGAATATGCCGCCCGTGGTGGTCGCGACATGGCAGTTTATCCGTGGGGTGGGCCCTACCTGCGCAATGGCAAAGGTTGTTTGCTGGCTAACTTTAAGCCGGGCCGCGGCGATTACTACAGCGATGGCTTTACTTATACAGCGCCTGTAGCGCAGTTCTTCCCGAACGATTTTGGCCTTTATGATATGGCCGGTAACGTGGCCGAATGGTGCGATGATGCCTATTCGGATGCTACTGTTCCGATTGTATGGGACCTGAACCCGGTATACCGCGACGACAATGAGCCAAGAAAAGTAGTAAGAGGCGGTTCGTGGAAAGACATTGCCTACTTCCTGGAGACCGGTACCCGCAACTTCGAATTCCAGGACTCTGCCCGTTCATACATCGGCTTCCGTAATGCCATGATTTATCTGGGAAGATCATCCGGAAAAGAATTCAGATAG
- the gldL gene encoding gliding motility protein GldL encodes MSKAKGRSFIYDVLMPKVYGIGAAVVIIGALFKIQHWSGADFMLIVGLGTEAVIFFLSAFQPQHAEPDWARVYPQLADDFAGEGLVPATAVSQGPSITGKLDDMLRNADITPDTINSLGFGLNRLSETAAQMADLSQATTATQDYTVKIRTAADQLDNMNRAYATTAEALSHMAGSTVDAKEYHSQIQSMTRNLGALNAVYEMELQDANNHLKAMNRFYGNLSMAMENLTDASKDTEQFKDEVARLTQNLHSLNTVYGNMLTAMKG; translated from the coding sequence ATGAGCAAAGCTAAAGGTCGCAGTTTCATATATGACGTGTTGATGCCAAAAGTATATGGCATCGGAGCTGCTGTTGTTATCATCGGAGCGTTGTTTAAGATCCAGCACTGGTCTGGAGCCGACTTTATGTTGATCGTTGGTCTGGGCACAGAAGCTGTAATCTTCTTCCTGAGTGCTTTCCAGCCACAGCACGCTGAGCCGGATTGGGCAAGAGTATACCCGCAACTGGCCGACGATTTTGCCGGCGAGGGACTGGTACCGGCAACTGCCGTTTCACAAGGACCATCAATTACCGGTAAGCTGGATGACATGCTGCGCAATGCGGATATAACACCAGACACCATCAATTCACTTGGCTTTGGCCTGAACCGCTTGAGCGAGACGGCTGCCCAGATGGCAGACCTGAGCCAGGCCACTACAGCTACCCAGGACTATACCGTGAAGATCAGAACCGCTGCTGACCAGCTCGATAACATGAACCGTGCGTACGCTACCACAGCAGAAGCACTTTCTCATATGGCCGGCTCCACAGTAGATGCCAAAGAGTACCACAGCCAGATACAGAGCATGACCAGAAACTTGGGCGCGCTGAACGCTGTTTATGAAATGGAGCTGCAGGATGCCAACAACCACCTGAAAGCCATGAACAGATTCTACGGCAACCTGAGTATGGCCATGGAAAACCTGACAGACGCCAGCAAGGATACAGAACAGTTCAAGGACGAAGTTGCCCGCTTAACGCAGAACCTGCACTCGCTTAACACCGTGTACGGCAACATGCTGACAGCCATGAAAGGCTAA
- the gldM gene encoding gliding motility protein GldM — protein MAGGKETPRQKMIGMMYLVLTALLALQVSSAILLKFKFLDESLMEVNNKTVGNNAGIITNIKTAVSKAGNRPNDQRVLNNAQEIRKQTSEMVTYIHSLRDMLVQKTGGVNEEGQYVNPSSEDVVAINMIGAANKNNGKAYELRDKLNNYAKFMRQYNPDMPASLALAGKEDPVAKKDKAQKNKDFAELNFENTPLVAALATLSQKENEVLKYEADALQRLAQQVGADIIKFEKIFAMARAESKTVAAGTKYKADMFIAASSDAITPVMRFQGKPIKVVDGKGIVEFTAAASNYDADGNSKQTWKGQIIINQNGEEKVFPVEEEYIVAKPVIQVQSAAVQALYFQCANELNIQVPALGAVYDPSFSASGGSAVKGAKKGEVTIVPTSTEVTINVSSGGNAIGKETFKVRPVPKPVLVPLVNGRPIDVKRGVPAQSVRAVEIQAVADEGFKQLLPNEARYRVTRWKAYLVRNNQPIDQGEYSSPSANLSSFAAKASKGDRVVIEVLDVKRLNYKGQAVDAKVGGDNNWIIPLN, from the coding sequence ATGGCTGGAGGAAAAGAGACACCACGGCAGAAGATGATCGGTATGATGTACCTCGTACTGACCGCACTTCTTGCCTTGCAAGTGAGCTCGGCAATCCTGTTGAAGTTTAAGTTCCTGGACGAAAGTTTGATGGAAGTAAACAACAAGACAGTAGGAAACAATGCCGGGATAATAACCAATATTAAAACTGCCGTTAGCAAAGCCGGAAACAGACCCAATGACCAGCGGGTACTGAACAATGCCCAGGAAATCCGCAAGCAGACCTCTGAGATGGTTACCTACATCCATAGCCTGCGCGACATGCTGGTTCAAAAGACCGGTGGTGTGAACGAGGAAGGACAGTATGTGAACCCCTCTTCGGAAGATGTAGTGGCCATCAACATGATCGGCGCCGCTAACAAGAACAACGGGAAAGCATACGAACTGCGTGATAAGCTGAACAACTATGCCAAGTTTATGCGCCAGTATAACCCTGACATGCCGGCCAGCTTAGCCCTTGCAGGCAAGGAAGACCCGGTAGCCAAGAAAGACAAAGCCCAGAAAAACAAAGACTTTGCCGAGCTCAACTTTGAGAACACCCCGCTGGTAGCCGCTTTGGCTACCCTGTCGCAGAAAGAGAACGAAGTGCTCAAGTATGAGGCCGATGCACTGCAGCGCCTTGCCCAGCAGGTGGGTGCCGACATCATCAAGTTCGAGAAGATTTTTGCCATGGCCCGCGCAGAGTCCAAAACCGTAGCTGCCGGTACCAAGTATAAAGCCGATATGTTTATTGCTGCTTCTTCTGATGCCATCACACCGGTGATGAGATTTCAGGGCAAGCCGATCAAAGTAGTGGATGGCAAGGGTATAGTAGAATTTACTGCTGCTGCCTCTAACTATGATGCGGATGGTAACTCGAAACAAACCTGGAAAGGTCAGATCATCATCAACCAGAACGGCGAAGAAAAAGTATTCCCGGTGGAGGAAGAGTATATCGTAGCCAAGCCCGTGATCCAGGTGCAGTCTGCTGCTGTGCAGGCTTTATACTTCCAGTGTGCCAACGAACTGAACATTCAGGTGCCGGCCCTGGGAGCCGTATATGACCCTAGCTTTAGCGCATCAGGCGGTTCTGCCGTGAAAGGCGCCAAGAAAGGCGAGGTAACGATCGTGCCGACATCAACAGAAGTAACTATCAACGTAAGCAGCGGTGGAAACGCTATTGGCAAAGAGACGTTTAAAGTACGTCCGGTGCCAAAGCCAGTGCTGGTGCCGCTTGTTAACGGCCGTCCGATCGATGTGAAACGCGGCGTTCCGGCGCAATCGGTCCGAGCAGTTGAAATTCAGGCGGTTGCTGATGAAGGGTTTAAACAATTATTACCTAACGAAGCACGTTATAGAGTAACACGCTGGAAAGCTTACCTGGTACGCAACAACCAGCCAATAGACCAGGGCGAGTATAGCAGCCCATCGGCTAACTTGTCCAGCTTTGCTGCGAAGGCAAGCAAAGGCGACCGGGTGGTGATTGAGGTACTTGACGTGAAGCGCCTGAACTATAAAGGACAGGCCGTGGATGCCAAAGTAGGTGGTGACAATAACTGGATCATCCCGTTAAACTAA
- the gldN gene encoding gliding motility protein GldN, whose product MKLVKAIGVAAGLMLSVGAMAQQVSNTTASNPSARPIPESDILFKKTVWRKIDLREKQNKPMFSENREITKVIINAVKSGELTAYKTDSVNTPLTREEFMANMTPKESTGALSEEEIAAGFGKQDKAAEDDAWGAALDEKPAANAAPVSNEYFPKQLYLLEMKENAVFDKKRSRMYHDIQTISIKVPATLNPLGFEQNVGSFKMSDLVKVFRSNPDMAIWYNAQNDAQHKNLADAFDLWLFSSYITKISNPGDRALADIYGGGKKGLLAAQDAAEALIEYEYSLWSY is encoded by the coding sequence ATGAAATTAGTTAAAGCAATAGGTGTAGCAGCAGGTTTGATGTTATCTGTGGGTGCCATGGCACAACAGGTTTCGAATACAACCGCCAGTAATCCGTCCGCACGACCTATTCCCGAGTCCGATATCCTGTTTAAGAAAACAGTTTGGCGTAAAATCGATCTGCGTGAAAAGCAGAACAAGCCTATGTTTTCTGAAAACAGAGAGATCACCAAGGTAATCATCAACGCCGTAAAAAGCGGTGAGTTGACAGCCTACAAAACAGACTCGGTGAATACGCCTCTGACACGCGAGGAGTTTATGGCCAACATGACGCCAAAAGAGTCGACCGGAGCGCTGAGCGAAGAGGAGATTGCAGCTGGTTTTGGCAAGCAGGATAAAGCAGCTGAAGACGATGCCTGGGGTGCTGCCCTAGATGAAAAGCCTGCAGCTAACGCAGCTCCTGTAAGCAACGAGTATTTTCCGAAACAGCTATACTTGCTGGAGATGAAGGAGAATGCGGTGTTCGACAAAAAGCGTTCGCGCATGTACCATGATATCCAGACGATCAGCATTAAAGTGCCTGCAACGCTGAACCCGCTGGGTTTTGAGCAGAACGTAGGCTCATTTAAAATGAGCGACCTGGTGAAGGTTTTCCGTAGCAACCCGGATATGGCCATATGGTACAACGCCCAAAACGACGCGCAGCACAAGAACCTGGCTGATGCATTTGACCTGTGGCTGTTCAGCTCTTACATCACCAAGATATCCAACCCCGGCGACAGAGCCCTGGCCGATATTTATGGTGGCGGTAAGAAAGGATTGCTGGCCGCACAGGATGCCGCCGAAGCCCTTATCGAGTATGAGTATAGCTTGTGGAGCTACTAA